From the Acidobacteriota bacterium genome, one window contains:
- a CDS encoding SMP-30/gluconolactonase/LRE family protein, whose amino-acid sequence MEQVAIAVVGCGNFGSHMARLIQVLEPYRIAGCHDSDRAGADALAASLQTYAYDSFSECLRDPKVDAVFLATPNHLHCPQTVAAARAGKHIFCEKPMALDVEECHRMMEAATAAGVKLMVGHKRRLRPQYAKMSQVVRSGRLGRVMAVNINGFYHRDWWSWWLRRDRGGGLLHASGVHDIDFLRHICGEAGNVFARSPVKTDHRSDFEDQISMLIHFESGAVATLQVSPFSPIRTFRQAFGVHIVLEQGGILYDPGDCSVTIRSRDGWEERHGFDNEAGFRSAYLEELTSFADWILKDREPVFTGWDGLRCVEIMEAAYLSARTGRQVELPLPRRNAPAVIRGSLSRTRDLEEPALVARGLSMPEGPAFDAGGNLFVANCRADHVSKISPEGRVSRFLTTGGKPQGVVVNPDGSLLVSDHKLRKILRAGPDGSLEDFCTHYGDGRRLRGPNEILHGPEGQVYFTDPGTAWRGRPTGAVSRVTERGTAEVLADGLEFTNGLDFHPGGKAIHVVETTSGKVLRAPLNETGNLAGPFEEFVRFTGRVGPDGIRFAADGDLYVTLFGRGQIAVVSPDAEVMDRIRLPGLYPTNAVFRDGNLLVCEGGTGAIWSLNLGVEGLPSYSERIWNGS is encoded by the coding sequence ATGGAGCAAGTCGCGATCGCGGTTGTGGGCTGTGGGAATTTCGGCTCGCACATGGCCCGCCTGATCCAGGTGCTGGAGCCCTACCGGATCGCCGGATGCCATGATTCTGACCGGGCCGGCGCCGACGCACTGGCCGCCAGCCTGCAGACATACGCCTACGACTCGTTCTCCGAATGTCTCCGCGATCCCAAGGTCGACGCCGTCTTCCTGGCGACGCCCAACCACCTGCACTGTCCCCAAACCGTGGCTGCCGCCCGGGCGGGCAAGCACATCTTCTGCGAGAAGCCCATGGCGCTCGACGTCGAGGAGTGCCACCGGATGATGGAGGCGGCGACGGCGGCCGGGGTGAAGCTCATGGTCGGCCACAAGCGGCGGCTGCGGCCCCAGTACGCCAAGATGTCCCAGGTGGTTCGGAGCGGCCGTCTGGGGCGCGTCATGGCGGTCAACATCAACGGCTTCTACCACCGGGACTGGTGGAGCTGGTGGCTGCGGCGAGACCGGGGCGGAGGCTTGCTCCACGCCTCCGGCGTTCACGACATCGATTTTCTGCGGCACATCTGCGGCGAGGCGGGGAACGTGTTCGCCAGGAGTCCCGTGAAGACCGATCATCGAAGCGATTTCGAAGACCAGATCTCGATGCTGATCCACTTCGAGTCGGGCGCGGTGGCCACGCTTCAGGTCAGCCCCTTCTCTCCGATTCGGACCTTTCGCCAAGCCTTCGGCGTGCACATCGTGCTGGAGCAGGGAGGAATCCTCTACGATCCCGGCGATTGCAGCGTCACCATTCGGAGCCGCGACGGATGGGAGGAGCGGCACGGGTTCGACAACGAGGCCGGCTTCCGGAGCGCCTATCTCGAAGAGTTGACCAGCTTCGCCGATTGGATTCTGAAGGACCGGGAGCCGGTGTTCACCGGTTGGGACGGGCTTCGCTGCGTGGAGATCATGGAAGCCGCCTATCTCTCGGCTCGGACCGGACGGCAGGTCGAGTTGCCGCTGCCGCGGCGGAACGCTCCCGCAGTCATTCGGGGCTCCCTCTCCCGAACCCGGGATCTGGAGGAGCCGGCCCTGGTCGCCCGCGGACTCTCCATGCCCGAGGGCCCCGCCTTCGACGCCGGCGGAAACCTCTTCGTGGCCAACTGCCGCGCCGACCACGTGTCCAAAATCTCACCCGAAGGCCGGGTGTCCCGCTTCCTGACCACGGGCGGCAAGCCCCAGGGCGTGGTGGTGAATCCGGACGGGAGCCTCCTGGTATCGGACCACAAGTTGCGCAAGATCCTCCGGGCCGGACCCGATGGTTCGCTGGAGGACTTCTGCACCCACTATGGCGACGGCCGGCGCCTGCGTGGACCCAACGAGATCCTTCACGGTCCCGAGGGTCAGGTCTATTTCACCGATCCGGGGACGGCTTGGCGGGGCCGGCCCACCGGAGCCGTCTCGCGGGTGACGGAGCGGGGAACCGCCGAGGTCCTGGCGGACGGCTTGGAGTTCACCAATGGTTTGGATTTTCATCCCGGCGGGAAGGCGATCCATGTCGTGGAGACCACCAGCGGCAAGGTCTTGCGCGCGCCTCTGAACGAGACGGGAAATTTGGCCGGACCGTTCGAGGAATTCGTGCGTTTTACGGGGAGGGTCGGTCCCGACGGGATCCGATTCGCCGCCGATGGCGATCTCTACGTCACACTATTCGGGCGCGGCCAGATCGCCGTGGTCTCTCCGGACGCCGAGGTGATGGATCGAATCCGGCTTCCCGGCCTGTACCCCACCAACGCGGTCTTCCGGGACGGCAATCTATTGGTGTGCGAAGGAGGCACGGGAGCCATTTGGAGTCTGAATCTGGGCGTGGAGGGGTTGCCGAGCTACTCGGAAAGGATCTGGAACGGATCTTGA
- a CDS encoding C-terminal binding protein — protein MPKHRLVWLTIVDQDPSPLEAQLSGLDYELEVVLLPDPEQTVQAVRGGDAVVTVGVPLRTEVLDQAQRLQAILSQGHGVDHIDIDDATRHGIMVVNTPGFCTEEVSNHALALLLACTRQIVSLDRRVRNGEWTPDLWGRIDPIPPLVGQVLGLVSFGGIARLFARKARALGLKIIGYDPYIPPWIAQEYRIELVPDLNELARRSDFVSMHVPNAAATRGMLGEDFFRAMKPSAYFVNTGRGRTVDEAAMISALQEGEIAGAGLDVFEVEPLSSDSPLMEMENVVLTPHSAGLSEAIWNRGATIMGQEAARIFRGEWPMSLANPQVRDRVPPRRPATNS, from the coding sequence ATGCCGAAACATCGTCTCGTCTGGCTGACCATCGTCGACCAGGACCCTTCACCGCTGGAGGCTCAACTCTCGGGCTTGGACTATGAGCTGGAAGTCGTTCTCCTGCCGGACCCGGAGCAGACGGTTCAGGCGGTCCGCGGCGGCGACGCGGTAGTCACGGTCGGCGTGCCGCTTCGGACCGAGGTGCTGGATCAGGCCCAGAGGCTTCAGGCGATTCTGAGCCAGGGGCACGGCGTCGATCACATCGACATCGACGATGCCACCCGGCACGGAATCATGGTGGTCAATACGCCCGGCTTCTGCACCGAAGAGGTCTCCAATCACGCTCTGGCGCTGCTGTTGGCCTGTACCCGCCAGATCGTCAGTCTGGACCGCCGGGTCAGGAACGGGGAGTGGACGCCGGACCTGTGGGGCCGGATAGACCCCATTCCTCCCCTCGTCGGACAGGTGCTGGGTCTGGTGAGCTTCGGCGGCATCGCCCGGCTGTTTGCCCGCAAGGCCCGGGCTCTGGGATTGAAGATCATCGGCTACGACCCGTACATCCCCCCCTGGATCGCGCAGGAGTACCGGATCGAGCTGGTCCCGGACCTGAACGAGCTGGCCCGCCGCTCCGACTTCGTTTCCATGCACGTGCCCAACGCCGCCGCCACCCGGGGCATGCTTGGCGAAGACTTCTTCCGGGCCATGAAGCCGAGTGCTTATTTCGTCAACACGGGCCGGGGCCGCACCGTCGACGAGGCGGCCATGATTTCGGCGCTTCAAGAGGGGGAGATCGCCGGCGCCGGACTGGACGTTTTCGAGGTGGAACCGCTTTCTTCGGACAGTCCGCTCATGGAGATGGAGAACGTGGTCCTGACACCGCATTCGGCCGGGCTATCGGAAGCGATCTGGAATCGTGGCGCCACCATCATGGGACAGGAAGCGGCCCGAATCTTCAGGGGAGAGTGGCCCATGTCCCTGGCCAACCCTCAGGTGCGGGACCGGGTTCCTCCCCGGAGACCGGCCACCAACTCTTGA
- a CDS encoding 2Fe-2S iron-sulfur cluster-binding protein has protein sequence MPKLTVEGVGDFDVDSGKRLVLALTDEAGIDQLHACGGNARCTTCRVEFVDGEPARMTAAEQKVLEMRRVTGVRLSCQICCDHEMTVRIISRLAGSGRRDAGRRPADEIHPQPVEYVDGA, from the coding sequence ATGCCCAAGCTGACTGTGGAGGGTGTAGGCGATTTCGACGTGGATTCCGGCAAGCGGCTGGTCCTGGCTCTCACCGACGAGGCCGGAATCGATCAGCTTCACGCCTGCGGCGGGAACGCCCGCTGCACCACTTGCAGGGTGGAGTTCGTCGACGGCGAGCCCGCTCGGATGACGGCCGCCGAGCAGAAGGTCCTGGAGATGCGCCGGGTGACCGGCGTCCGCTTGAGCTGCCAGATCTGTTGCGACCACGAGATGACCGTTCGGATCATCAGCCGGCTGGCAGGGAGCGGACGGCGCGACGCGGGCCGAAGGCCGGCCGACGAGATCCACCCCCAGCCGGTGGAGTACGTGGACGGCGCCTGA
- a CDS encoding DUF2848 family protein: MQITYVEMTVQGRSGTEQRSLPVGSVSGARFCSRDVKGMRKEMDEQLERDGRFTMATLTNPSIFHLGRYLLTQSPDFEVQGSMTGGEAEVVAIRDGQEILISVGSDQCDRELDPLFPDKPKQMCPHPLARTAWPYREVRPHWDELRIFSHVVVGEHTVPLQDSRISELVDLDYLLNMNEVQSLADPMVLYCGCGSFLDSVDETVQRLELPPATALGVGDSFLVGLNDPVLDRTIRHEFRAVPLGDDLQYRQDFDRKLETRKEE, translated from the coding sequence ATGCAGATCACCTATGTCGAGATGACGGTCCAGGGGCGGTCAGGTACGGAGCAGCGCTCTCTCCCGGTGGGGTCGGTGTCCGGAGCCCGTTTCTGCTCCCGGGACGTGAAGGGGATGCGGAAGGAGATGGATGAACAGCTCGAGCGGGACGGACGCTTCACCATGGCGACGCTTACGAATCCGTCCATCTTCCACCTCGGCCGTTATCTGCTCACCCAGAGTCCCGACTTCGAGGTCCAGGGTTCGATGACGGGTGGGGAAGCCGAAGTCGTCGCCATCCGCGACGGGCAGGAGATCCTCATTTCCGTGGGCAGCGACCAGTGCGACCGGGAACTCGACCCCCTCTTTCCGGACAAGCCAAAACAGATGTGTCCCCACCCGTTGGCGCGGACGGCGTGGCCATACCGGGAGGTACGTCCCCACTGGGATGAGTTGCGCATTTTCAGCCACGTTGTGGTGGGAGAGCACACCGTCCCGTTGCAGGACAGCAGGATTTCGGAATTGGTGGATTTGGACTATCTGCTGAATATGAACGAAGTTCAATCGCTGGCCGACCCCATGGTCCTGTACTGCGGCTGCGGTTCCTTCCTGGATTCGGTGGACGAGACCGTTCAGCGGCTTGAACTTCCCCCGGCAACGGCGCTGGGCGTGGGGGACAGCTTCCTGGTGGGTCTTAACGACCCGGTGCTGGACCGAACCATCCGGCACGAGTTCCGGGCGGTTCCGCTGGGGGACGACCTGCAATACCGGCAAGACTTCGATCGAAAGTTGGAAACCAGAAAAGAGGAGTAG
- a CDS encoding cache domain-containing protein, translating to MAGFRWPYLLITPILAVAGQGFAPAQTSACADHSISAGAVRTYEDVEAFVKCAYEFVQEVGFEEARRAFHEDERWRKGPNYIFVSEDTPVSEETRSLVFPPDPSREGRTITRLLDDAFGNNYYRDRHRILSLVGEGWIHYAFTNPATGMEEPKASYVKSIDWDGTPAAIGSGIYRRDLPGTCRREEVNATVLGIDPSNERLQEFVRCAAMEVEAMGYFASISLSADPRWRHDSIYLFGVDGNGNTLFSGDPYRWGGWTLGGPDTELTSLADRDDLSVAQAFGETFLYYMSRNPATGMEQRKVVFVKRVVTYGLPILIGSGYYLDE from the coding sequence ATGGCCGGATTCCGATGGCCCTATCTGTTGATCACTCCGATTCTGGCGGTCGCCGGACAGGGATTCGCTCCGGCGCAAACCTCGGCTTGCGCCGATCACTCGATTTCCGCCGGGGCCGTGCGGACATACGAGGACGTGGAGGCGTTCGTCAAATGCGCCTACGAGTTTGTCCAGGAAGTGGGATTCGAGGAGGCGCGAAGGGCCTTCCACGAAGACGAACGGTGGAGAAAGGGACCCAACTATATTTTTGTCTCCGAGGATACGCCCGTGAGTGAAGAGACTCGGAGCTTGGTATTTCCGCCCGACCCGTCCAGGGAAGGACGGACGATAACGCGGCTGCTGGACGACGCCTTCGGCAACAACTACTACAGGGATCGGCATCGTATCCTGAGCCTCGTCGGTGAGGGCTGGATCCATTACGCGTTCACGAACCCGGCGACCGGCATGGAAGAGCCCAAGGCCTCCTACGTCAAGAGCATCGACTGGGACGGGACCCCGGCCGCCATCGGCTCCGGCATCTACCGGCGCGACCTCCCGGGGACCTGCCGGCGAGAAGAGGTCAACGCCACGGTGCTCGGCATAGACCCGTCCAACGAGAGGCTGCAGGAGTTCGTCCGTTGCGCCGCCATGGAAGTGGAAGCGATGGGGTACTTCGCCTCCATCAGCCTGTCCGCGGATCCCCGTTGGAGGCACGACTCGATCTATTTGTTCGGCGTCGACGGAAACGGAAACACGCTGTTCAGCGGGGATCCCTACCGCTGGGGCGGTTGGACCTTGGGCGGCCCCGATACTGAGCTGACCTCCCTGGCCGACCGGGACGACCTGAGCGTGGCCCAGGCCTTCGGTGAAACCTTTCTCTACTACATGAGCCGAAACCCCGCCACCGGGATGGAGCAGCGGAAAGTCGTCTTCGTCAAGCGGGTGGTCACCTACGGCCTGCCGATCCTCATCGGCTCGGGTTATTATCTGGATGAATGA
- a CDS encoding cache domain-containing protein: MTMNRRLSGCLFLLSLLVAPPQAFGSDDGPSCAENSVVASAVQTREDVRAFVQCAYEYAIEMGPEEARRAFNEDERWNSGSIYVFISESTPESDQAHHFVFPPEPEREGTSRGLLIDVFGNDYYKEQHRITSGFGEGWLYYSFTNFATGRDEPKATYIKSIDWNGTPAGIGAGIYLRDIPGSCNREEVNAAGLAADPSSRKLQEFVRCAAMELESMGYFASISLSLDPRWRQDSIYVFGVDGNGNTLFSGDPYRWGGWTLGGAQTELTSLTDRDDLSVADAFGETFLYYMARNPSTGMQQRKMVFVKRVVTYGLPILIGSGYYLEDGE, encoded by the coding sequence ATGACAATGAATCGCAGACTGTCCGGTTGCCTTTTTCTCTTATCCCTGCTGGTGGCGCCGCCCCAGGCATTCGGCAGCGATGACGGTCCGTCGTGTGCGGAGAATTCCGTCGTCGCCAGCGCCGTGCAAACTCGCGAAGACGTTCGCGCATTCGTTCAGTGCGCCTACGAATACGCCATTGAGATGGGGCCGGAGGAAGCTCGCAGGGCGTTCAACGAGGACGAGCGTTGGAATAGCGGATCCATCTACGTCTTCATTTCCGAATCGACGCCGGAAAGCGACCAGGCCCATCACTTTGTTTTCCCGCCCGAACCCGAGCGGGAGGGAACTTCGCGCGGACTCCTCATCGACGTCTTCGGCAACGACTACTACAAGGAGCAGCACCGCATCACCAGCGGCTTCGGGGAAGGTTGGTTGTACTATTCGTTCACGAATTTCGCGACCGGCAGGGACGAGCCGAAGGCGACCTACATCAAGAGCATCGACTGGAACGGAACCCCGGCCGGCATCGGCGCGGGAATCTACCTGCGGGACATTCCGGGCTCCTGCAATCGGGAAGAGGTCAACGCCGCCGGACTCGCCGCGGATCCCTCCAGCCGAAAGCTTCAGGAATTCGTCCGCTGTGCCGCCATGGAGTTGGAGTCGATGGGGTATTTCGCCTCTATCAGCCTGTCATTGGACCCCCGTTGGAGACAGGACTCGATCTACGTGTTCGGCGTGGACGGGAATGGCAACACGCTGTTCAGCGGGGATCCCTACCGCTGGGGCGGCTGGACGCTGGGCGGAGCGCAGACCGAGCTGACCTCGCTCACCGATCGGGACGACCTGAGCGTGGCCGACGCCTTCGGTGAAACTTTCCTCTATTACATGGCGCGCAACCCCTCCACCGGAATGCAGCAGCGGAAGATGGTCTTCGTCAAGCGGGTGGTGACTTACGGCCTGCCGATCCTGATCGGCTCCGGCTACTATCTGGAAGACGGGGAATAG
- a CDS encoding glucose 1-dehydrogenase, whose amino-acid sequence MSVFDRFRLTGKKMFITGGSRGLGREMALAIAEAGADVILVGRDGASLERTAADLVSRGRKAFPIQADVGDMEDCERACETALRDHGPIDILINNVGGRRENIPTTEMTLEQWRRLTDLNLTSTFLCTKIIGGAMVSRGQGGRIINNASINGLIVARDIGGRHYETSKAAVIHFTRAVAADWAPHGITVNAICPGGFMTKPNLRWSKDHPQVIKTFIANIPMGGFGQPEDLGPLAVYLASDASRYVTGASIVIDGGYTLW is encoded by the coding sequence ATGAGCGTATTTGACCGGTTTCGACTGACAGGAAAGAAGATGTTCATCACCGGCGGCAGCCGGGGGCTGGGACGCGAGATGGCCCTGGCCATCGCCGAGGCCGGCGCCGACGTGATCCTGGTGGGACGGGATGGCGCCTCCCTGGAGCGGACGGCCGCGGATCTGGTGAGCCGGGGCCGGAAGGCCTTTCCCATCCAGGCCGACGTCGGCGACATGGAGGACTGCGAGCGGGCCTGCGAGACGGCCCTCCGGGATCATGGGCCCATCGACATCCTGATCAACAACGTGGGGGGACGCCGCGAGAACATTCCCACCACGGAGATGACCCTGGAACAATGGCGCCGCCTCACGGATCTGAACCTGACCAGCACGTTCCTCTGCACCAAGATCATCGGCGGAGCCATGGTGAGCCGGGGCCAGGGAGGACGAATCATCAACAATGCTTCCATCAACGGACTGATCGTGGCTCGGGACATCGGCGGCCGGCACTACGAGACGTCCAAGGCGGCGGTGATCCACTTCACCCGGGCCGTGGCCGCCGACTGGGCGCCCCACGGCATCACGGTCAACGCCATCTGTCCCGGAGGCTTCATGACCAAGCCCAACCTCCGCTGGTCCAAGGACCACCCCCAGGTGATCAAGACCTTCATAGCCAACATCCCCATGGGTGGCTTCGGGCAACCCGAAGACCTGGGACCGCTGGCCGTCTACCTGGCCAGCGACGCCTCCCGCTATGTGACCGGCGCCAGCATCGTCATCGATGGAGGCTACACCCTCTGGTAG